GTGCTCCGGGCATGGCGTGCGATGTGCTGTGAACTGCAGGAGAGGTGGCCGGAGGCATCGCCAGCAGAGCACTGGGAAGGGGTGACGATGGAAAACGGCCGGGTGGTGAAGCTCGATTTGGTTGAGTTTGGCCTGATTGGAGCCTTGCCGGCTGAGGTTGGGCGCCTGAGTGCGCTGAGGTGGTTGCAGCTCGGCGGCAATAacctgacgagcgtgccggcggagatcgggcagcttACATCTCTGATGACGTTTGGCCTCAGCGACAacaagctgacgagcgtgccggcggaaattgggcagctcacgtcgctggaggtGTTGTACCTCGACCACAATCGGCTGGCGAGcatgccggcggagatcgggcggctcacgtcgctgacgacGTTGTTCCTCAGCAGcaatcggctgacgagcgtgccggcggagatcgggcagctcacgtcgctgaaggGGTTGCACCTCAGccgcaatcagctgacgagcgtgccggctgCGATACGCGACCTCAGAGCGGCGGGCTGCCGCGTGCATCTGGATGACTGCgtgacggtggacgacgagggtgacgTCGGAGCGCTCCGGACATGGCGTGCGATGTGCCCCGAACTGCAGGGGATGTGGCCGGAGGACGAGCAACCGGAGGATTGGGAAGGGGTGAGGATGGAAAACGGCCGGGTGGTGAAGCTCGAGTTGGAAGATTGTGACTTGACTGGATTGTTGCCGGCTGAGATTGGGTGCCTGGGCGCGCTGAGGTTGTTGCAGCTCGCCGGCAatgagctgacgagcgttccggcggagatcgggcagctcacctCGCTGGAGGTGTTGGAGCTCAGCCGCAacaagctgacgagcgtgccggtggagatcgggcagctcacgtcgctggagagGTTGTACCTAAGCAGcaatcggctgacgagcttgccggcggagatcgggcagctcacctCGCTGAAGAGGTTGTACCTCGACcacaatcagctgacgagcgtgccggcggagatcgggcagctcgcggcgctgcagtGGTTCGACCTCCAACGCAACGAactgacgagcgtgccggcggagatcgggcagctcctCAGAGGCCGCCTTAGATCTTGGAACGTGGATGAC
This genomic interval from Micromonas commoda chromosome 13, complete sequence contains the following:
- a CDS encoding predicted protein, whose protein sequence is MENGRVVKLELEDFDLTGVVPAELGRLSALRKLSLHGNELTSLPAEIGQLTSLEGLRLFGNQLTSVPAEIGQLTALRELSLAANRLMSVPAEIGQLTSLRELNLNSNQLTNVPAEIGQLTSLEGLRLYGNRLTSVPEEIGQLTSLVVLVLGGNQFTSVPAEIGQLTALRELRLDGNRLTSVPAEIGQLTSLGELSLSGNQLTSVPAEIGQLTLLKGLELYYNQLTSLPAEIGQLTSLEHLLLDNNQLTSVPAEIRELRAAGCRVDLDDGHWEGVTMENGRVVKLDLVEFGLIGALPAEVGRLSALRWLQLGGNNLTSVPAEIGQLTSLMTFGLSDNKLTSVPAEIGQLTSLEVLYLDHNRLASMPAEIGRLTSLTTLFLSSNRLTSVPAEIGQLTSLKGLHLSRNQLTSVPAAIRDLRAAGCRLEDCDLTGLLPAEIGCLGALRLLQLAGNELTSVPAEIGQLTSLEVLELSRNKLTSVPVEIGQLTSLERLYLSSNRLTSLPAEIGQLTSLKRLYLDHNQLTSVPAEIGQLAALQWFDLQRNELTSVPAEIGQLLRGRLRSWNVDDGVTVDE